The following proteins are co-located in the Flectobacillus major DSM 103 genome:
- the bshB1 gene encoding bacillithiol biosynthesis deacetylase BshB1 — translation MKLDILVMAAHPDDAELSCSGTICSHIAQGKKVGIVDFTRGELGTRGTPEIRLAESEAATKILGIHARENLGFRDGFFVNDEAHLMKLIATIRRYKPEIVLANAIFDRHPDHIKGGELAVDACFKAGLRMIETFEEDGSPQQAWRPKNVYHYIQDRYVQPDFIVDITPYWEQKEASIRAFRSQFYDPKSTEPNSYLSSPEFLKFIEARNREMGHAIGVTFGEGYTSYKRIGVTDLHSLL, via the coding sequence ATGAAATTAGATATTTTGGTAATGGCTGCACATCCCGATGATGCAGAATTAAGCTGTTCAGGAACAATTTGTTCGCATATAGCACAAGGCAAAAAAGTCGGCATTGTAGATTTTACAAGAGGCGAATTAGGAACAAGAGGAACGCCTGAAATTCGGTTGGCGGAGTCGGAAGCGGCTACCAAAATATTGGGTATTCATGCTCGTGAAAACTTGGGCTTTAGAGATGGTTTTTTTGTAAACGACGAAGCTCATTTAATGAAGCTTATTGCGACGATTCGTCGCTATAAACCAGAAATTGTTCTGGCAAATGCTATTTTTGACCGTCATCCCGACCATATCAAGGGTGGAGAGTTGGCCGTAGATGCTTGCTTTAAGGCTGGCCTACGAATGATTGAAACTTTTGAGGAGGATGGCTCGCCTCAGCAAGCTTGGCGACCTAAAAATGTGTACCATTATATTCAAGACCGCTACGTTCAACCTGATTTTATTGTAGATATTACGCCTTATTGGGAGCAAAAAGAAGCTTCTATACGTGCGTTTAGAAGTCAGTTTTATGACCCTAAGTCTACAGAGCCTAATTCATACTTATCGTCGCCTGAGTTTCTGAAATTTATCGAAGCTCGTAATCGAGAAATGGGACATGCTATTGGTGTTACTTTTGGAGAAGGATATACCAGCTATAAGCGAATCGGAGTGACAGATTTACATAGCTTATTATAA
- the fabV gene encoding enoyl-ACP reductase FabV, which yields MIIEPRMRGFICLTAHPKGCEQNVINQINYIKAKGKIDGPKRVLVIGASTGFGLASRITSAFGSDASTIGIFFEKPAAPGKTASPGWYNTAAFEKQAHEAGLYAKSINGDAFSNEVKEKTFALIKEDLGQIDLVIYSLASPVRTDPTTGITHRSVLKPIGAPFKNKTVDFHTGNVTEISIDPCTEQDIENTVKVMGGEDWVMWMDGLKEANLLAPNALTVAYSYIGPALTEAVYRKGTIGRAKDHLEATAFTISDKLADIGGKAYVSVNKALVTQASSAIPVIPLYISLLYKVMKEEGIHEGCIEQIQRLFQDRLYSTSGIPTDDKGRVRIDDWEMREDVQAKVAVLWEEATTESLPAIGDLEGYKTDFFNLFGFKVGGINYEESVEEIVEIAGLQ from the coding sequence ATGATTATTGAACCAAGAATGCGCGGATTTATCTGCCTTACAGCACATCCAAAAGGTTGTGAACAAAATGTAATTAATCAAATCAACTATATCAAAGCTAAAGGCAAAATCGACGGGCCTAAAAGAGTATTGGTAATTGGTGCGTCTACAGGTTTTGGCTTGGCTTCAAGAATTACCAGTGCATTTGGTTCTGATGCCTCAACGATTGGTATTTTCTTTGAAAAACCAGCAGCTCCAGGCAAAACAGCTTCACCAGGCTGGTATAATACCGCTGCTTTTGAAAAACAAGCCCATGAAGCTGGTTTGTATGCAAAAAGTATCAATGGCGATGCCTTTTCTAACGAAGTAAAAGAAAAAACGTTTGCTTTAATCAAAGAAGATCTAGGGCAAATCGACTTGGTAATATATAGCTTGGCTTCGCCAGTAAGAACCGACCCTACTACTGGTATTACTCACCGCTCGGTTTTGAAACCTATCGGAGCTCCTTTCAAAAACAAAACTGTTGATTTCCACACAGGCAACGTAACCGAAATTTCAATTGACCCTTGTACCGAGCAGGATATTGAAAATACAGTAAAAGTAATGGGTGGCGAAGATTGGGTTATGTGGATGGACGGCTTGAAAGAAGCTAACCTTTTGGCACCAAATGCTCTTACTGTTGCTTATTCGTATATTGGCCCAGCTCTTACCGAAGCGGTATATAGAAAAGGAACTATCGGGCGTGCTAAAGACCACTTAGAGGCTACTGCCTTTACGATTTCTGACAAGCTTGCAGATATTGGTGGAAAAGCTTATGTTTCGGTCAACAAGGCTCTGGTTACTCAGGCTAGTTCGGCTATTCCTGTAATTCCTTTGTATATTTCATTGCTTTATAAAGTTATGAAAGAAGAGGGAATTCACGAAGGTTGTATTGAGCAAATCCAACGTTTGTTCCAAGATAGACTTTATAGCACATCAGGTATTCCTACCGACGATAAGGGTCGTGTAAGAATAGACGATTGGGAAATGCGTGAAGATGTTCAGGCAAAAGTAGCAGTACTTTGGGAAGAAGCTACAACCGAATCATTACCTGCGATTGGCGACCTAGAAGGTTATAAAACAGACTTCTTTAATCTGTTTGGCTTCAAGGTAGGTGGTATTAATTACGAAGAGAGTGTTGAGGAAATTGTAGAAATTGCTGGATTGCAGTAG
- a CDS encoding glycosyltransferase family 2 protein: MSFFKNPAWISQYDYPYQRVDDIPEHVYAQINQKLAKLTQSDNPEVSIVIAAWNEEVNMLPTIGSLADTVTKIPFEILVVNNNSTDRTQEVLDKLLIRSCNQPIQGCGPARQMGLEQAKGKYILSADADCIYPPLWIDKMIEALRPNDVACVYGRYSFIANETTPRWKLAIYEKMKDIIAELRQLKRPYLNTLGMTMGYKTADALKVGYVMRHVRGEDGRLTFDLMQFGKVVQVKSSKIRVWTGTRTLDKDGSFFDMVKNRIVKEFKRLFSYLKPLPPHDTKTS, from the coding sequence ATGAGCTTTTTTAAGAATCCAGCATGGATTAGTCAATATGATTATCCTTACCAGCGGGTCGATGACATCCCTGAGCATGTATATGCCCAAATTAATCAAAAATTAGCCAAACTTACCCAGTCAGACAACCCAGAAGTAAGTATTGTCATTGCAGCGTGGAACGAAGAAGTAAATATGCTTCCTACGATTGGCTCATTGGCCGATACCGTTACCAAAATCCCTTTTGAAATACTGGTAGTCAATAACAATTCGACCGACCGTACGCAAGAGGTTTTGGACAAACTCCTGATTAGAAGCTGTAATCAACCTATCCAAGGTTGTGGCCCTGCACGCCAAATGGGCTTAGAACAAGCCAAAGGTAAATATATTCTTTCGGCCGATGCCGACTGTATTTACCCACCACTATGGATTGATAAAATGATTGAAGCACTACGCCCCAACGACGTAGCTTGCGTATATGGCCGTTATTCGTTTATTGCCAATGAAACAACACCTCGTTGGAAATTGGCTATTTATGAAAAAATGAAGGATATTATTGCCGAGCTAAGGCAATTAAAAAGGCCCTATCTCAATACCTTGGGCATGACCATGGGCTACAAAACAGCCGATGCCCTAAAGGTTGGCTATGTAATGCGTCATGTACGTGGCGAAGACGGCCGCTTAACCTTCGACCTCATGCAATTTGGGAAGGTGGTTCAGGTAAAAAGCAGTAAAATACGAGTATGGACGGGCACACGTACCCTAGACAAAGATGGAAGCTTTTTTGACATGGTCAAAAACCGAATCGTCAAAGAATTCAAAAGGTTATTTAGTTATTTAAAGCCTCTTCCTCCTCACGATACCAAAACTTCATGA
- the pdxH gene encoding pyridoxamine 5'-phosphate oxidase, whose translation MNKVDLAALRENYTKGSLDVSDVLPSPIQEFQKWFEQAVDSQILEPNAMHVSTVSNEGKPSSRIVLLKSLDSTGFTFYTNYLSRKGTELAENPHACITFFWGELERQVRIEGLIEKVSEQDSDEYFSVRPRGSQIGAWVSNQSMVIDNREVLEEREKSIVAKFEGKDVPRPPHWGGYRLVPHYIEFWQGRPSRLHDRIAYTLTENNQWKIERLSP comes from the coding sequence ATGAATAAAGTTGATCTTGCAGCCTTGCGAGAAAATTATACAAAAGGTAGCTTAGACGTTAGCGACGTACTGCCATCTCCTATTCAAGAGTTCCAAAAATGGTTTGAACAAGCTGTTGATAGTCAAATCCTTGAACCTAATGCTATGCACGTTTCGACGGTGTCTAACGAAGGTAAACCTTCTTCAAGAATTGTACTTTTAAAATCATTAGATAGCACAGGATTTACTTTTTATACCAACTATTTAAGTAGAAAAGGAACAGAATTGGCCGAAAACCCACACGCTTGTATTACCTTTTTTTGGGGTGAGCTAGAGCGTCAGGTAAGAATAGAAGGGCTTATCGAAAAAGTAAGCGAACAAGATTCGGACGAATATTTCAGTGTGCGGCCTCGTGGTAGCCAGATTGGGGCATGGGTATCAAATCAAAGTATGGTTATCGACAACCGAGAGGTACTTGAGGAACGAGAAAAAAGTATTGTGGCCAAATTTGAAGGCAAAGATGTACCTCGTCCTCCGCATTGGGGAGGTTATCGACTCGTACCTCATTACATCGAGTTTTGGCAAGGGAGACCATCTCGCCTTCATGATAGAATAGCTTATACGCTTACTGAAAATAATCAGTGGAAAATTGAGCGTCTATCTCCTTAA
- the acs gene encoding acetate--CoA ligase, with protein sequence MDLKIKSFEDYQEKYQYSVEDPEGFWGEIAQNFYWRKPWRKTLEWNFTDPKVNWFKGGKLNITENCLDRHLATKGDQPAIIWESNNPDEAAHTITYKVLHEQVCRFANVLKKNGAKKGDRICIYMPMIPELAIAVLACARIGAIHSVVFGGFSAQSIADRINDAECNIVVTSDGAFRGNKEIPLKATVDDALIQCPSVQRVIVSTRTRTPVSMLKGRDCWWEDEVKLVSADCPAEEMDSEDMLFILYTSGSTGKPKGVVHTCGGYMVYSAYSFANVFQYEPGQVHFCTADIGWITGHSYIVYGPLACGATTLLFEGVPTYPDAGRFWDIVDKHKVDILYTAPTAIRSLMSYGDQYLEGKDLSSLKVLGSVGEPINEEAWHWYNEKIGKGKCPIVDTWWQTETGGILISPIANVTKTKPAYATLPLPGVQPVLVDEQGNEIEGNGVSGNLCIKFPWPSIIRTTYGDHERCRQTYFSTYKNLYFTGDGCLRDEDGYYRITGRVDDVINVSGHRIGTAEVENAINMHLGVVESAVVGYPHDIKGQGIYAYVICEKHINDADLTRKDILATVTRIIGPIAKPDKIQFVSGLPKTRSGKIMRRILRKVAEGETANLGDTSTLLDPSVVEEIKTGAL encoded by the coding sequence ATGGACTTAAAAATTAAATCATTCGAAGACTATCAGGAGAAATATCAGTACAGTGTTGAAGACCCAGAAGGTTTTTGGGGCGAAATTGCTCAAAACTTTTATTGGAGAAAACCTTGGAGAAAAACCTTAGAATGGAATTTTACCGACCCTAAAGTGAATTGGTTTAAAGGTGGAAAGTTGAACATCACCGAAAACTGCCTAGACCGCCATCTGGCTACTAAAGGTGACCAACCTGCTATTATTTGGGAATCTAACAACCCCGACGAAGCCGCTCATACCATTACTTATAAGGTATTGCACGAGCAAGTTTGTCGTTTTGCCAATGTTTTGAAAAAAAACGGTGCAAAAAAAGGTGACCGCATTTGTATTTATATGCCAATGATTCCTGAGCTAGCTATTGCTGTTTTGGCTTGTGCCAGAATTGGGGCTATCCACTCTGTAGTATTTGGAGGATTTTCGGCTCAATCTATTGCCGACCGTATCAACGATGCCGAATGTAATATCGTTGTAACTTCTGATGGGGCTTTCCGTGGCAACAAAGAAATTCCGTTGAAAGCCACCGTAGACGATGCCCTTATCCAATGCCCTTCGGTACAACGTGTTATTGTATCGACTCGTACTCGTACACCCGTTTCGATGCTCAAAGGCCGTGACTGCTGGTGGGAAGATGAAGTAAAATTGGTGTCTGCCGACTGCCCTGCCGAAGAAATGGACTCTGAAGACATGCTGTTTATCCTTTATACTTCAGGCTCGACAGGCAAGCCCAAAGGTGTAGTACATACCTGCGGAGGGTATATGGTGTATTCGGCCTATTCGTTTGCCAATGTATTTCAGTACGAGCCAGGACAAGTACATTTCTGTACGGCCGATATTGGTTGGATTACTGGGCACTCTTATATTGTTTATGGCCCATTGGCTTGTGGAGCTACTACCTTGTTGTTTGAGGGCGTTCCGACGTATCCTGATGCGGGTCGTTTCTGGGATATTGTAGATAAACATAAAGTAGATATTCTTTATACTGCCCCAACGGCCATCCGCTCGTTGATGTCTTATGGCGATCAGTATTTAGAAGGTAAAGATTTAAGCTCGTTGAAAGTTTTAGGCTCGGTAGGCGAACCTATCAACGAAGAAGCTTGGCACTGGTACAACGAAAAAATTGGGAAAGGTAAATGCCCAATTGTAGATACTTGGTGGCAAACCGAAACAGGTGGTATTTTGATTTCGCCTATTGCCAATGTTACCAAAACCAAACCAGCTTATGCAACTCTTCCGCTTCCTGGGGTTCAGCCAGTGTTGGTCGACGAGCAAGGCAACGAAATCGAAGGAAATGGCGTTTCGGGTAACTTATGTATCAAATTCCCTTGGCCTTCTATTATCAGAACTACCTATGGCGACCACGAGCGTTGTCGTCAAACTTATTTCTCTACTTACAAAAATCTTTATTTTACAGGCGATGGCTGTTTAAGAGACGAAGATGGCTATTACAGAATCACGGGGCGTGTAGATGATGTAATCAATGTTTCGGGACACCGTATCGGTACTGCCGAAGTAGAAAATGCTATCAATATGCACCTTGGCGTGGTTGAATCGGCGGTTGTTGGGTATCCTCACGACATCAAAGGCCAAGGTATCTATGCGTATGTTATTTGCGAAAAGCATATCAACGATGCAGACCTAACTCGTAAAGATATATTGGCAACTGTTACCCGTATCATTGGGCCAATTGCCAAGCCTGACAAAATTCAGTTTGTGAGTGGATTACCCAAAACTCGTTCAGGAAAAATTATGCGTCGTATTTTGAGAAAAGTAGCCGAAGGCGAAACTGCTAACTTAGGCGATACCTCTACCCTACTCGACCCATCGGTAGTAGAAGAAATCAAAACAGGTGCGTTATAA
- a CDS encoding propionyl-CoA synthetase, with amino-acid sequence MSYAEKYQFSIDNPEAFWAEQATNISWFEAPCQTLSIDEKGFYRWFKGGKMNTAYLALDYHVANGRGNQIALIYDSPATKSVKKYSYSELTKEVAKLAGGLKALGVGKGDTVVIYMPMIPQAAMAMLACARLGAIHSVVFGGFAPHELAVRIDDAKPKVIISASCGIEFEKVIAYKPLLDDAIDASEHKPAHCVIFQRPQSQASLIEPRDIDYETLVQNSPEAPCEIVDATDPLYILYTSGTTGKPKGIVRDNGGHAVAMHFSMRNIYNVEPGDVYWAASDVGWVVGHSYIIYAPLIYGCTTILFEGKPIKTPDAGTFWRVIEEHQVKCFFTAPTAFRAIKKEDPHAALLKQYDISSLKAIYLAGERCDPPTLEWLQEISQLPVLDHWWQTETGWGMVGIEAFPVKAGSATKPICGFELKILNEAGDELGPNQDGYVCIKLPMPPGCLPTLWNDDERFKTSYLNTFEGYYLTGDGGYIDQDGYVFIMGRIDDVINVAGHRLSTGAMEEIIASNPAVAECAVVGIGDELRGQRPVGFAVLKDGQTIDEATLEQQTIAQIREQIGAVAFYRNTILVKRLPKTRSGKILRKIIRQIADGENFSVPSTIDDPAILTEIAARLEERKIGEAFANVKN; translated from the coding sequence ATGTCTTACGCAGAAAAATACCAATTCAGCATCGATAACCCCGAGGCTTTTTGGGCAGAACAGGCTACTAACATTTCGTGGTTCGAAGCACCATGTCAAACCCTATCTATCGACGAAAAGGGTTTCTACAGATGGTTTAAGGGTGGCAAGATGAACACGGCCTATTTGGCCTTAGATTACCACGTAGCAAATGGTCGTGGCAACCAAATAGCCCTTATTTATGACTCCCCTGCTACCAAAAGTGTAAAAAAGTATAGCTATAGTGAATTAACCAAAGAAGTAGCTAAATTAGCTGGGGGCCTCAAAGCCTTAGGCGTTGGCAAAGGCGACACCGTTGTGATTTATATGCCAATGATTCCTCAGGCTGCAATGGCCATGCTTGCTTGTGCTAGGCTTGGTGCTATTCACTCGGTAGTATTTGGTGGGTTTGCTCCACACGAATTGGCTGTCAGAATCGATGATGCTAAACCAAAAGTTATTATTTCGGCATCGTGTGGTATCGAGTTTGAAAAGGTTATTGCTTATAAACCCCTCTTGGACGATGCCATTGATGCCTCCGAGCACAAGCCTGCTCACTGTGTAATATTCCAAAGACCACAAAGTCAAGCTTCGCTTATCGAGCCAAGAGACATCGACTATGAAACATTAGTACAAAACTCGCCAGAAGCTCCTTGCGAAATAGTAGATGCCACCGACCCACTGTATATATTATACACTTCTGGTACTACAGGCAAGCCCAAAGGGATTGTTCGTGACAATGGCGGCCATGCTGTTGCGATGCACTTTTCTATGCGAAATATCTACAATGTTGAGCCTGGCGATGTGTACTGGGCAGCCTCCGATGTAGGCTGGGTAGTAGGACATTCGTATATTATTTACGCTCCTCTTATTTATGGCTGCACTACTATTTTATTTGAAGGAAAACCTATCAAAACACCCGATGCAGGTACTTTCTGGCGAGTAATAGAAGAACACCAAGTAAAATGTTTTTTTACAGCCCCAACAGCTTTTAGGGCTATCAAAAAAGAAGACCCTCATGCTGCACTCCTAAAACAATACGATATTAGCTCGCTAAAAGCTATTTATTTGGCAGGCGAACGCTGCGACCCCCCTACTTTGGAATGGCTTCAGGAAATATCTCAACTTCCTGTACTTGACCACTGGTGGCAAACCGAAACAGGATGGGGTATGGTAGGCATCGAGGCTTTTCCTGTGAAAGCTGGCTCTGCTACTAAGCCTATCTGTGGATTTGAACTAAAAATCCTCAACGAAGCTGGCGACGAACTTGGCCCCAATCAAGACGGTTATGTTTGTATTAAATTGCCAATGCCCCCAGGTTGCTTACCAACACTCTGGAACGACGACGAACGTTTTAAAACTTCGTACCTAAATACCTTTGAAGGGTATTACCTTACTGGCGACGGAGGCTATATCGACCAAGATGGCTATGTATTTATTATGGGGCGTATCGACGACGTTATCAATGTAGCTGGACACCGCCTTTCTACTGGAGCTATGGAAGAGATCATCGCATCGAACCCTGCCGTGGCCGAATGTGCTGTTGTGGGTATCGGCGACGAACTCCGTGGACAAAGACCCGTCGGCTTTGCTGTCCTAAAAGATGGACAGACTATCGACGAAGCTACTTTAGAGCAACAAACCATTGCACAAATTCGTGAGCAAATTGGTGCTGTAGCTTTTTATAGAAATACTATTTTGGTAAAAAGATTACCCAAAACTCGTTCAGGGAAGATTTTGAGAAAAATCATACGACAAATTGCCGATGGCGAAAACTTTAGCGTACCTTCTACAATCGACGACCCTGCTATTTTGACCGAAATTGCTGCAAGATTAGAAGAACGAAAAATTGGTGAGGCTTTTGCCAATGTGAAAAACTAA
- a CDS encoding response regulator transcription factor, whose translation MKEQLKVLVVDDEPGILMSLEFLMKKEGYQVFIARDGEEALDIIEREIPSIILLDIMMPNVDGYEVCHFVKGTLKLSHIKIVFLSAKNKESDMEKGYALGADLYVPKPFSTRTLVSKVNALALGIATS comes from the coding sequence ATGAAAGAACAATTAAAAGTATTAGTAGTTGACGACGAGCCAGGCATTTTGATGTCGCTTGAATTCCTGATGAAAAAAGAAGGATATCAGGTATTTATTGCTCGCGATGGAGAGGAAGCTCTTGACATCATTGAACGTGAAATTCCATCAATTATATTATTAGACATCATGATGCCCAATGTTGATGGTTATGAGGTGTGTCATTTTGTAAAAGGAACACTCAAGCTGAGTCATATCAAAATAGTATTCTTGAGTGCCAAAAATAAGGAATCTGACATGGAAAAAGGTTATGCCTTGGGTGCCGACCTATACGTACCTAAGCCATTCTCTACCAGAACATTGGTATCAAAAGTGAACGCTTTGGCTCTAGGGATTGCGACTAGCTAA
- a CDS encoding sensor histidine kinase has protein sequence MTKEKVDIQDIIKDSIETLYQQAKEKGIKIVFIPDRFAPKFEADRDKLIQVVVNLISNAIKYCEADRGEIQIATHYVEGAIYTSIQDNGAGIAKEFQRLIFDKFFQAEDQTIKKPKGSGLGLAISKKIVELHQGQIWVESEVGHGSKFTFMLPVF, from the coding sequence ATTACCAAAGAGAAAGTAGATATTCAAGATATTATCAAAGACAGTATTGAAACCCTTTATCAGCAAGCCAAGGAAAAAGGCATTAAGATTGTATTTATTCCAGACAGATTTGCACCAAAATTTGAAGCCGATAGAGATAAATTAATCCAAGTTGTTGTAAATTTAATATCAAATGCCATTAAATACTGCGAAGCAGACCGAGGCGAAATTCAAATTGCCACACACTATGTAGAAGGAGCTATTTATACAAGTATTCAAGACAACGGAGCGGGCATTGCCAAAGAGTTTCAGCGACTAATATTTGATAAATTTTTCCAAGCAGAAGACCAAACTATCAAAAAACCTAAAGGAAGTGGCCTAGGGTTGGCTATTTCCAAAAAAATAGTTGAATTGCATCAAGGACAAATTTGGGTAGAAAGCGAAGTAGGACACGGCTCAAAATTTACCTTTATGCTCCCTGTTTTTTAG
- a CDS encoding histidine kinase dimerization/phospho-acceptor domain-containing protein has protein sequence MNSVILVLASLLYLAFLFGVAYWAEKRSERGKSLVTNPYIYALSLAIYCTAWTFYGSVGRAVSHGIEYLSVYIGPTLMMPLWWIVVRKIIRICKVYRITSIADFISSRYGKNVTLGIIVTLVCLMGTLPYIAIQLKAISSSFRILTGTSDPKVQHIFLDDLTFYIAIGLGIFTIIFGTRKIDSTERHEGMVAAIAAESIIKALAFLVVGIFVTYGVFNGFGDIFNRASAIPSIKQQLLMTESSGEYSTWFWHIALSMSAIMFLPRQFQVAVVENVNEKHLNKAMWLFPLYLLVINIFVLPIAFGGALIFPHNNVNPDNYLLAIPLKFDKKFLALLTYIGGFSAATSMIIVETIALSIMVSNSLVMPVLLAFPSVISKYGNNLSQLVNNIRRVSIIIILLLAYTYAKAIAQYFSLVSIGMVSFAAVAQFTPAIIGGLYWKEGTKKGAIIGIVLGTFIWFYTLVLPSLIGAGIFPQSILDKGLWGFSALKPFALFGLEGMDTISHGLFWSIFFNLGCYLTFSMLTKATSIELNQAVTFVDIFSHSKFSDNTTIWRGTAYLHDIRTLLLNFFGEKRTDRVLRLFAQKHNLNLENKKADPKLVTYSEKLLAGVVGTASARIMVASISKEENISMDEVINILRASQELMVNNKELRRKSIELEKATSELKEANEILKRTDKLKDDFLSTVAHEIRTPLTSIRALSEIVYDNPDMDQEEREHFLGTVVKESDRLSRLINQVLDLEKYESGRQKLPKRK, from the coding sequence ATGAATAGCGTAATCTTAGTTTTAGCGTCCTTGCTGTACCTGGCATTTTTATTTGGGGTTGCTTACTGGGCCGAAAAACGCTCGGAAAGAGGCAAAAGTTTGGTTACCAACCCCTACATATACGCTTTATCTTTGGCGATTTACTGTACCGCTTGGACATTCTACGGGTCGGTGGGCAGGGCAGTAAGTCATGGTATCGAATACCTATCGGTATATATTGGCCCTACCCTCATGATGCCCCTGTGGTGGATAGTAGTACGCAAAATTATCAGAATATGTAAAGTATACAGAATCACGTCGATAGCTGATTTTATTTCGTCGAGATACGGCAAAAATGTAACCCTTGGTATTATTGTTACCTTGGTGTGCCTCATGGGTACATTACCTTATATTGCGATTCAACTAAAAGCTATTTCGAGTAGTTTTAGAATACTAACAGGTACTAGCGATCCCAAGGTTCAGCATATTTTTCTGGACGACCTTACTTTTTATATTGCTATTGGCCTCGGCATTTTTACCATCATTTTTGGTACTCGCAAAATAGACTCCACCGAACGCCACGAAGGAATGGTTGCGGCTATTGCGGCAGAGTCTATTATCAAGGCATTGGCTTTTTTGGTAGTTGGCATTTTTGTAACCTACGGTGTATTCAATGGCTTCGGCGATATTTTTAACAGAGCATCGGCTATTCCAAGTATCAAACAACAATTGTTGATGACCGAATCCTCGGGCGAATACTCTACCTGGTTTTGGCATATAGCATTATCGATGAGTGCCATTATGTTTTTGCCTCGTCAGTTTCAGGTTGCTGTTGTAGAAAATGTCAATGAAAAACATTTGAACAAAGCCATGTGGCTTTTTCCATTGTATTTGTTGGTTATCAACATATTTGTATTGCCTATTGCTTTTGGTGGAGCATTGATTTTTCCTCATAACAATGTCAATCCCGACAACTATTTGTTGGCAATACCACTCAAATTCGATAAAAAGTTTCTAGCTCTGCTAACATATATAGGTGGTTTTTCGGCTGCCACCAGTATGATTATTGTAGAAACCATAGCCCTTAGTATTATGGTGTCTAATAGCTTGGTAATGCCCGTTTTGCTGGCTTTTCCATCGGTAATTAGTAAGTATGGCAACAATTTGAGCCAATTGGTCAACAATATTAGGCGTGTCAGTATTATCATTATTTTGTTGTTGGCCTATACCTATGCCAAGGCTATTGCCCAATATTTCTCGTTGGTATCTATAGGAATGGTGTCGTTTGCGGCTGTTGCTCAATTTACACCTGCTATTATTGGAGGGCTATATTGGAAAGAAGGCACCAAAAAAGGGGCTATCATTGGTATTGTTTTGGGTACATTTATTTGGTTTTATACGCTCGTTTTACCTTCGCTTATTGGAGCGGGTATTTTTCCTCAGTCGATTTTAGATAAAGGTTTATGGGGGTTTTCGGCACTAAAACCTTTTGCTTTGTTTGGTTTAGAAGGTATGGATACCATTTCGCATGGTCTATTCTGGAGTATATTTTTCAATTTAGGATGTTATCTTACTTTTTCGATGCTTACCAAAGCAACCTCTATCGAGCTTAATCAGGCTGTAACGTTTGTCGATATATTCAGTCATTCTAAATTTAGCGATAATACCACTATTTGGCGTGGAACGGCCTATTTGCATGATATTAGAACCTTATTACTAAATTTCTTTGGTGAAAAAAGAACCGACCGAGTGCTTCGGCTTTTTGCCCAAAAACACAACCTCAATCTTGAAAATAAAAAAGCCGACCCTAAATTGGTTACTTATTCCGAAAAACTGCTAGCAGGGGTAGTTGGCACGGCTTCGGCAAGAATCATGGTGGCATCGATTTCTAAAGAGGAAAACATTTCGATGGATGAAGTAATCAATATTTTACGTGCCTCACAAGAACTGATGGTCAATAACAAAGAACTTCGACGCAAATCCATTGAGCTAGAAAAAGCTACCTCCGAGCTAAAAGAAGCCAATGAAATACTGAAAAGAACCGATAAACTCAAAGACGATTTCTTGTCGACGGTAGCCCACGAAATCAGAACACCTCTTACATCTATTAGGGCTTTGTCTGAAATTGTGTACGATAATCCTGATATGGATCAAGAAGAAAGAGAACACTTTTTAGGCACAGTTGTAAAAGAATCTGACCGCCTGAGCCGCTTGATTAATCAGGTACTTGACCTTGAAAAATATGAGTCGGGACGACAAAAATTACCAAAGAGAAAGTAG
- a CDS encoding DUF6814 family protein yields the protein MDGIKKILGIVWILLGVAAAWFGISELGLPKLASGKQDDLVFGIIIMFILTPIITGGLLIFGKYALQGEFSEDK from the coding sequence ATGGACGGAATAAAAAAAATACTCGGTATAGTATGGATTCTTTTGGGCGTTGCGGCCGCATGGTTTGGTATTTCAGAACTAGGGTTGCCAAAGCTAGCTTCTGGCAAACAAGATGACTTAGTTTTTGGTATTATCATCATGTTTATCCTTACACCAATTATTACGGGTGGGCTACTTATTTTTGGTAAATATGCTTTACAAGGAGAATTCAGTGAAGACAAATAG